The Streptomyces noursei ATCC 11455 sequence TGTTGGAACTGCTCGACAGCGTCCGCTCCGCGATGCCCCCGAACGCCCCCGCGGTGGGCCTGGAACTCGCCGCCCTCGTCCGCAGCCACCAGCGGGACATCGGCCCCGGCGGGATGGTGGCCCTCGGTGCGGGCGAGTTCTGGCGCCGGCACGACGCCGTCACGGTGCTCGACCATGCCGCGCACTACTGGCCGGGCCAGGGCTTCCTCCGCCATGCGCAGGCGCTCGCCGACCTGAACCTGCTGGCCTACGCACTGATCAAGGCCACCCGCCCCGGTGAGGCCGCGAACGTACTGCGCGCCACCGGCGGTATGGCGGCGCCCTGGCCGTGGAACGCGGAGGGCGAACCGCTGGAGCGGTTCTCCCACTACTACGCGCGCGCCCGCGAGACCGACTGACGAAGACCGTTCCGCACCGGCCGGCTCGGGTCGTCCAGCCGGTGCGGCCGGTGACGTGCCCTCACCTGAGGTGGGTCACGCGCCTGAGGTGGGTCACGCGCCTGAAGTGGGTCACACATACGACCCATAGCCGGAACGAGTGGAATAACCGACTCTTTCCCGTGTCTCCCGAATGTCCCGGTCTCTCCCAGGGAATTTTCTCCTGGAAGAGCGTTGGGAGACCCGCATGCGTAAGACCGTCGGCACCGGCCGCTCCGCGGCGACCGGCGGCCGACGCATGCTGTTCTGCCTGGCGTTGTTGGCCTTGTTGTTCACGGCGTTGACCACGGGCTACTCCGATGCGCAGGCACCCCGGGCCGGCCGGTGCGCCGCCCGCGCCGACGCACTCGCCGACACCAGTGGCGCCCCCGCCCGCAGCAGTTCCGTGGACCGGCTCTGTGACACCACGGAACATGTGCTGACGACGTCGGGGGACGGCGTGCACCACCATCCGGGCAATGGCTTCCGGCGGCTGTGCCACGCGACCGCCTGCCATCTGCGCCCGCATGTCCCGACCGGGCCGAACGGCAAGGCCCTGCGGGAATCCCCTGCCGAGGATCCCCTGACCGCGCCCGGACGCGCCGCCTCCTGGGCCGTCCTCCCGGCCGCCGGCACCGGCCTGCCCTCGCGGGTGACCGTTCTGCGCTGCTGAGCGGGCCCGGTCGCGTCTCCACGCCCCGCCCTCCTCCCTGTGAGGGCACCCGGGGTCGTCGCGGCCTGCCGCATCAGCGTCCACGATCACCCGCACCGCAGGAGTTCCGGCATGCCCGCCGACATCTTCGCCGCTCTCGCCGCGCTCGTACGCGCCGAGGCCAGCCGCAACGCACCCCGGTCCGAGCCGAGCCCGACGTCCCCCGCCCCACAGGACGAACCGCCCACACCACCGAACCCGCCCACGTCGCCGCATCCGGGCACCCCCGTGCCCGCCCAGCACACACCCCCGCCGGCCAGACCGGAGCGGGCGACCGCGCCGCCCGTCGCCTCCTCCCCGGCCGGCCGCCCTCTGCGCGTCCGGCTGCTGCGGACGCTCCGGCCCCTGCGCGCGCTCTGGGCGCTGCTCGCCGCGGCCGTGCGCCGACGTCGTACCGGTACCACCGAGAACAGTCCGGCGCCCGACTCCTGACGGCCGGCGCCCAGGCATCGCCGGTGGCGGGACGGCGCGACGGGGCAGGCATCTGTCGTCTCCGTCGTTCCGTCCCCGATCCGCGGGCGAAATCCGTTTGCCGCCCGGTCCGGACCGCCTCGATAGTGACAGGCCGGAGGTGACGACTATGGACGGCGTGGTGCTGGCGCTCTCGGCGCGCGACCTGGAGCCGGACGATCTGGCGGCCTGCACGTGGTCGGGGTCCGCACTGCATCTTGACTCCGTGGCGGCGCAGTTGGCGCGCGCCCGGCTCGGTGCGGTGGACTACCTGGCGATCTGCCCGCCGTCGGGTCTGCCGGTGGCCATCGGCGGAGTGGACTACTCGGTCCGGGAGGGCGCCGGCACGCTGTGGCAGCTGGCGGTGCACCCCGCACTGCAGTCCTGCGGGATCGGCAGTTTCCTGATCGGGGCGGCCGAACAGCGCATCAGGTCGCGCGGGCTCGGGAGGGCCGAACTCGCCGTCGAGGAGAGCAATCCCCGGGCGCGGGCGCTGTACGAGCGACTGGGCTATGTCGCGTACGACCGCCGACCCGATGGTTGGGACGAACTGGCGCCGGACGGTTCGGTGCGCCGCTACGAGACGGTGTGCACGGTGCTGCGGAAGCAGCTTGCCTGACGGTCAACCTCCTTGGGACGGGGAAGAGTTGCCGTCGCCCCGCCCGTCGCCGCCCGTCCCTCGCGCCGTGCCCGTACGGCATAGGAGCCGAGGGGTAGGGCTGTGGCGGCGCGGGATGCGGTCCTGCCGACCACGAACCCTCAACCGGCAGGCCGCGCCGAGGATCCCGGCCCCGAGCATCGAGCCCGGTCCGATCACGACAGCGTCGAACGCGTCGAGGTGCCGCGGCGGTTCCGACGCCTCCGTGGAGCGCACGGGGCTTTCCCTGACCGGTCGACTCCTCGACGGCGCCGCATACGTGCTCAGGCGGTGGGACGGTAGGTGGTGAGGGTGCCGCCGTGGCTGAAGGTGAGCGTCTCCACCGGGGCGAACGGGCGGGGCCGGAACTGTCCGGCGAAGGCCGGGACGCCGTCGCCGGCGATCACCGGGTACCGCTTGAACAGCAGCTCGTCGATCTCCGGCAGGAGCTGCCCGGCCAGCACGCCACCGCCGCACAGCCAGATGTCGCCGTCGCCGTCCTCGGCCTTGAGCCGGCGCACCAGGCCGATCGGGTCCTCGGAAACCAGTTCCACGGCCGGATCGGCGATGTCAGGGAGGGAGCGGGAGACGACGTACTGCCGCAGGTGTGCGTAGGGGCTGGACACCTCGGCGTCCAGGGCCGGCTGGTAGGTGCCCCGTCCCATGAGCACCGTGTCGAAGCGCTCGTTGGGCACGCCGTCCAGCCCGATGTGCGGGCGGATGTGGGTCGGCATGGTCTCGGGGAACTCGGCGCGCAGGTGCTCCACCATGTCCGGCGCCTCCGGGTAGAAGTCGAACTCCCCGCCGGGGCCCGCGATGAAGCCGTCGATGGAGACCGCGACGTAGTACACGAGCTTGCGCATCGGGAACCTCAATTCCTTGGGAGCCGCTTCGGCCGCTTCAGCAACTTCGAGTGTAGTACTTTGGTTGCAGTGGCTGGACCGTAGTACTACAAGTGGAGTGGTGTCAATCATGGTGCGACGCAATCCGGAGAGAAGGGCGGCGCTGCTCGACGCCGCCATCGAGGTGCTGGCCCGCGAGGGCGCGCGGGGCCTCACGTTCCGCGCGCTCGACGTCCAGGCGGGCGTGCCGGTGGGCACGGCCTCCAACTACTTCGCCAACCGCGACGCGATGCTCACCCAGGCCGGTGAGCGTGTCTACGAGCGACTGGAGCCCGACGAGGCGGTCATCGCCGCCGGGCTGGCGGGGCCGCGCGACCGGGCCCGGGTCACCGAGCTGATGCACGACCTCGTGGAACGGGTGGCCGCGTTCCCCACTGGGTTCCTGGCCCTGCTGGAGCTGCGCCTGGAGGCCACCCGCCGTCCCGAGCTGCGCGAGGTCCTGACCCGTCGGATCCGCTCGGACGTGGACCAGAACATCGGCTACCACCTGAATTCCGGCCTGCCGGGCGACGCGACGATGGTGGTCCTGTTGTACCTGGCCCTCAACTGGCTGATCTTCGAGAGCCTGACCCTGCCCGACCTCTTCTCGGCGGACCAGCGGCAGGACCTGGTCACCGCCCTGGTCGAGCGTCTGCTGGCCGGCCAGCCGGACGCCGGGGAGGCAGCCACGGACGGTTGACCGGCGCGGGCCGGAACTCCGGCTGCGGGACACGGTGTTGGGCGGGGGCGGCGTTGTCAGTGGGGCGTGTCACGATCGAAGACGTCCGAGCCGGTGCGTGCGGACCGCTGCGCCACAGGCCCGCGCGCCGGCACCGCTCCGCCACCCGCAACGCCGCGAAGGGACCCGACCCGTGAGCGACAGCTCCCGCTCCGCGCTTCGCCTCGCGCTGAGCCTCGCCGACCCGGCCACCGCCGACGCACTCGCCGACCGGATGAAGCCGCAGATGCTCGCCGTCCTGACCTCCGGAGGCACCGGCCTGCCGGGGAGTGGGCCGACCCGGAGCACCTCCACGCACTGGCGCGGGTGCGCTGCGGATACCCCGTGGCCAGGCCCGACGGCCTGGACTGGGCGCTGATCCGGAAGGAGCACGAACGCCTGCCCTTCCGCCGGGAGAACCTCCCCACGACGGATGCCCGGGCCGTCACCCCGATGCTCCTGCTGACCCAGTGGGAGGGCTGCCCCGACGTCCTGCTGTGGGAGAGCTTCCGGGAAGATCCGCAGGGGACCGCGGAGTACGCCGCCGAGCTGCCCTTCGAGGCGTTCACCGTGTTGCGGACCGACCGCGAGGAGCGCGACGGGGTGCTCCTGCGCGGCCTTGGCCGCGGCATCCGCGCGAACTCCTGGCGACGGCCAACACCCTGACACAACGGCCGATATGACCTCATGCGACGCCACGCCGGGGGCTGGTTCTGGTTCTCCTCGGTCCTCTTGGTTCTCCTCCGTCCGCTTGGCAGGTCCCCTTGCTTCTCGGCCGGTCTCCTTCGGGACGGGTGTCCGGCTCAGGCCAGGCGCCAGGCCACGGCGTACGGCTGGGCGAACTGCGTGATCCGGTGCGCGCGGACGACGACCTGCGCGTCCCCAGCCGGGATGTCGGCCCAACGGACCTGCTCGACGTTGTTGACGCGGTCGAAGCCGGGGTCGGTGTCCATGTTCCCGTGGCGCTCCTGCCCGCCCGCGCGGACGATCAGGTCGAGGTCGTTCTGCAGTGCCGGACCGGGCGGGTCCGTCCAGACCAGGGTGACCTTCAGCTGGTGACCGTCGCCCTGCGGGACCGGGACGGTGAACGGCCGCTCCTCGTCCTGGGCCAATGCGTCCTCGTCGGTGAAGCCCGCCCGGCCATCGGAATCCGGCAGCACGACGGCCTGTTCCAGATTGACCAGCCCGAAGCCGGAGTTGTTGTTCGGGGACGGGCCGGCCTCGGTGGGCGTGTACTGGCCGGGGAGGTCGTCCGCGCCGTTGATCAGCAGGGCCTTGACCAGCGCGGCGCTCGGATCGGGGGTGCCGTTCTTCATCAGCGCTTCGCGCAGCACCGCCGCGCACCCCGCGATCAGCGGCGTGGCCATGCTCGTCCCGCTGTCGAAGAAGAACGCCGGGTCGTCGGAGACCCCGAACACCGTGCTGAACTTCGCCGCACGTGAGTGGGTCGACAGGATCGAGGTGCCGGGAGCGACGAAGTCGGGCGCGAAGCGGCCTTCCTGTGTGGGCCCCCGGCTGCTGAACGCCGCCATGCCCTCGGGATGGTTCGCCTGCCGGTCGTCGTGGATCGGATTGACCGGGAAGGAGAGCGAGCTCAACTGGCCGTAGGTCAGCGGGATATCAGGACGCAGGCTCTCGCTGGCGCCGACGGTGAGGCAGTTCTTGGCCGCGGCCGGTCCGCTGACGGAGGCCGGGCTGATCCGCCCGGTCCGGCCCTGATCGCGGCCGGCGTTGCCCGCGGCGAAGCAGATCACGAGGTTCTTGTTGTCCCAGACCATCTGGTCGATCTCGGCCGACTGCTGGTTGTACGGCAGCCCCGGCAGGGTCGGCCCCCATGAGTTGGTGTGGACCCGAGCCTCGTCCTCGGTGTACGGCGGCTCGAAGAGGTCCTGCAGATCGGTCGGGATGCCGCCCAGACCACCGTTGTCGTCCAGGAGGGACTGCAGGACCAGGGTCGCCGCAGGCGCGGTGCCGGCGATGCTGCCGCCCATCGACGCGGAGGTGCCGTCGCCGAGGACCGAACCGGCGACGTGCGTGCCGTGCCCGTTGGGATCGTCGGTCTGATCCGGCGCCGTGCGGCCGAGGGCGATCAAGCGCTTGACCCGGCCCTGGAACGCGGGGTGCACGTCTTGGGCGGAACCCGTGTCGAGGCCGGTGTCGGCGATGGCCACGACCTGCCCCTCGCCCCGGAAGGGCGTGCCGTTGTGCGAGACCCTGGCGTTCAGCAGCTTCCCCGCAACGGAGTTGTACAGCACCATGTCGGGGACTTCCTCGACCTGCCGTATCTCGTCCAGGGAGATCAGTGCGGTCAGGTTCTCCTCCGGAACGGTCATCCGCACCTTCCGCCGGCCGGGTTGGACGCCACCGGCGCCGACCCCGGCGGCCTGCGCGATCCGCTCCTGCACTCCGGCGGTGCTCGGATCGACGTCCTGGTGGAGGACGACATCGATGGTGTGTGTGCGGGCTTCCGCCGCCTCGATCGGCGCGGCGAGTTCGGCGATGCCCGGCCGCAGCCTGCCCGAACGGAGCGACGGGGCGAGCTTGAAGCCCTGGAGATAGATGTCCGCCCAGGCCACGAACGGCAGGGCGCGAACGGCCTCCAGGTCGGACGGCCGGTATCCGCACAGATAGGTACTGTCGGGTACGTATTCGTGGATGACCACACCCAGGGCGGCGAGTTGCTCCTTCTCCGCCGCCGACGGCACATGTGTGGTCTGTACAAGCAGGTAGTTTGATGCCGAAGCATCCTCGGAGACCAGCGATTCGCCGGCCAGCTCTTCGGACTGGACCAAAGGGTCAATGGTCACGCCGTTGATGGTGATGCGAGCCACGCCTAGCTCCCAGGTTGCGCACGTATGGCGGCTACCTTCTGGTGGCTACCTTTTTCACTATATGCGCCATATGACTGACTGGTGCGAAGGGTTCTTTTTCCACTGGATTCGGTGTCGGTTTCAAGCTTTTGGGAGGTGTGCCCGGCATTCCGCGGCGGTGTCTTCCGGCCGGGGAATTCGCTGGACAGCCACCAGGGGCTGCCGGATAGTGCGCCCCATGGCCTCTCTCGTGCGACACCTCACCTTCGACTGCTCCGACGCCTACCGCCTGGGGCAGTTCTGGGCCGCTGTCCTGGACGGCTCGCTGGCCGACGACGACGCCCCGGGGGACCCCGAGGCGGTGGTCACCGCGCCGGGCTCGGCACTGCTGTTCATCGCGGTGCCCGAGGGCAAGACGGTGAAGAACCGGGTGCACATGGACCTGCAACCCCAGGACCGGTCGCGGGACGAGGAGGTCGCCCGCGTGCTCGCCCTGGGTGCCACGGTGGTGGAGGACCACCGCAAGCCCGACGGAACCGGCTGGGTGACCCTGGCCGACCCCGAGGGCAACGAATTCTGCATCGAACGCAGCGCCGGCGAGCGGGCGGAGCACCCCTGAGCCGAGCCGCACGGACGGGACGTCAACCGCCGTCCCGGGGGCAGTGGTTGTTCCCGTGTACCTGCCGCTGCTGGACATCTTCACCATGGACCTGCCCCTGTCGCACACCGCGAACGACACGCTCGGTGAGCTCGGGCCGGACCGCTGACGCGTCGCGCGATCCGGGCCCGACGGGGCCCGACGGTGCCGGCCTCGTGAGGGCGCACCGTTCGGATTCCGTTAGGGAACCGACTGTGTTGCCCACGAGGGGCGGTGCCGGCCGCCACGGTGGAGCGGATCCCGATGGGGCGGAGCACACGAGGAGGAAGGTCCGTGATGGAAGGCCGTGGCGGGGCGGTGCCGGGGGTGGCGCGGTGAGCGTGGAGCGCATCGTGGGGGTGCTGGTGGCGGTGGCGCTGGTCGGGCTGCTGGTGGCCGGCGTGAAGTTCCCGGACCGGTTCTGAGCGGATCAGTCCTCGCCCAGTCCGGCCTCTTCCAGGTCCAGGCTCCGTTGCAGTCGGCGCCGGGTGGTGTCGCTGATGTGGTGGTCCGCGTAAAGCCGTTGGAGCTGCGTGGATTCGGCGGCTATCACCGTGCGGCGCAGTGCCCGGTAGGTGCTGGCCGAGGCCCAGGCGGCGGGCGTGGTGTCGTCGTCCTGGTCGGCGTCGGCCTGGTCCAGACGGGCCAGCAGACCGCGGCGCAGCTGGTCGATGAGTGCGGTGGGCGCGGCCTCGGCCGCCTCCAATTCGTCCAGGCAGGACAAGCCGGCCTGGGCGAGACCCGCACGGGCGCGGGCCTCCTCGCGGGCGGTGTGCTCCGGCTCCAGCGCGATCCGGGACCAGCGCACGACGGGCGCGAGGGTGAAGCCCTGCAGGACGAGGGTGAAGACGACCACGCCGGTGGTCAGGACGAGGACCAGCGCACGGTGCGGCAGCGGGCTGCCGTCGTCGGCGGCCAGCGGGATGGACAGCGCGGCGGCCAGCGGCATCACACCGCGGGTGCCGGCCCAGGAGACCACCGCGGGGATGCGCCAGGTGACCGTGCCGTTGCCGCGACGGCGCTGCATGACGGCGGAGAGCGGCAGCACACCCAGCATCCGCACGGCGATCACAGTGCCGGCGACCGCGAGCACGCCGAGCGGCCAGGTGTGATCGTCGACGTTCAACTGCCGTACCAGAGCCGGCAGTTCCAGGCCGATGAGGGCGAAGACCACGCTCTCCAGGAGGAAGACCACCGTGCCGTAGACGGCGTGCACCTGGAGGCGGATGGTGGCGTTGGTGAGCTTGTGCCCGGTGCTGCCGAGCACCACCCCCGCGACCACCACCGCGGTGACGCCGGAGGCGTGCACGTCCTCGGCCACGACGTACGAGGCGTACGGGGTGACCAGGGCGATCACGGTCTCCAGTATCGGGTCCTCGGTCCGCCGCCGGATCAGCGCCACCACGGCCGCGACGGCGCCGCCGACCAGTGCCCCGCCGCCGCCCAGGATCAGGAACTGGCCGCCGGCCGCGGGCAGGGCGACGGCGTGGACCGCTATGGCGCTGCCCACCGCCACCTTGAACAGCACCAGGCTGGTGGCGTCGTTGAAGAGGCTCTCGGACTGGACCAGCACCTGTATCCGCGGCGGCAGGGCTATCTTGCGGCCGAGCGCCGTCACGGCGACCGGGTCGGTGCTGGCCAGCACCGCGCCCAGCACGAGGGCCATGGTGGGGGAGAGCGGGCTGACCGCGGCGGCCACCGCTCCCACGGCCGCCGCGGTGGCCAGCACCAGACCGAAGGCGAGCACCGTCACCGGCCGCCACACCATCCGCAGTTCGCGCCAGGGGATCTCCTCGGCGGAGGCGTACAGCAGCGGAGGCAGCACCACCACGCTGATCACTTCGGGTGCCACCTGGACGTTCCGGAGCCAGGGCAGTAGCCCTATCAGGACGCCGCCGACGACCAGCAGCGAGGGAGCCGGAATGCGCCAGTGGCGCGCGCCGGTGGCCACCAGGGTGGCGAAGACGACGAGGAGGAGGATGGCAGTAAGGTCGGTCACACGCTCGTCTTTCGCTGGCTCCGGCTGTGGTTGAACCGTCGCCGACCAGACTTCCCGGCACTCCGCGAGGAAACCTACCGGGTTTTATCGGGTCACTGCCACCGTCTTTACGCAGGACGGTCCTCGGCGGCGGGCGCCGCATCGAGGCGCATCATCCGCCGCGACGCCGGGGCGCGGGCGTCGGTCAAGGGATCGTGCGGGAGGCCACGAGCAGCACCAGGGACAGCAGGAGGACGACCGCACCGCCGGCGATGAACGCCCGCTCCAGCGCCAGGTGTTCCTGACCCTCGACGACGACGGTACGGGGATCGGCGGGGTCGTAGTGGAGGAGCACCCGGTCACCGTCGCCGAGCGGACGGCGGCGCGTCGGCGTCACGGGGCAGACGATCTCCATCACCCGGTCGTCCACGGTCGCGAACTGGAGCAGCGGGCGCGGCCGGGCCGACGCGTCGGAGAGCCGCCCAAGGGGCTGCTTGACCAGGGCCGGCACGCACACGCCCGTCCGTTGCACCCGGCGCACCTGCCGGAGCCCGTGCACTCCGGCGAGCATCCCGAGCAGGCCGCCGAACGCGGCGATCCCGGCCAGTACGGCCACGGCCCCTGTGCCCATCGACCCGCCTTCCTCCGGATGCGCCGCGCGCGGACTAGCCGAGCTCCACCGCCTCGACCGGCTCCGCCACCGGCGCGGCGCGCAGGGAGAGGACCATGGTCAGCCCGCCGCCCGGGGTGTCCTCGGGGTCGAGGGTGCCGCCCATCGCCTCGGCCAGGCCCCGGGAGAGCGCCAGGCCCAGTCCCAGGCCGCTGGTGTTGTCCCGGTCGCCGAGCCGCTGGAAGGGGACGAAGATCCGGTCCCGGTCCTCCGGCGGCAGTCCCGGTCCCTGGTCGACGACCCGCAACTCGACGCGTGAGCCGAGGGAGCTGGCGGTGATCAGCACTTGCTGGGACGCGGCGCAGTGGCGCACCGCGTTGGTCACGAGGTTGGCGATCACCCGTTCCAACAGGGGCGGGTCGGCGAGCACGTCGCGGACCTCCGCGAGCCCCTGGAACGCGATCCGCACCGGTGTCGCGGGCAGCGTGGCCAGGGCCAGCGGCAGGACGTCGGCGAAGGCGGTGGGCTGGAGGTCCAGGGAGAGCGCGCCGGCGCGGAGCCGGCTCATGTCGAGGAGGTTGTCGACCAGCCGGTTGAGCTCGATGAGCGACTCTTCGGCGGTGGCCAGCAGTTCGCTGCGTTCGGCCGGGGAGAAGACCACGTCCGGGCTGCGCAGGGAGCTGATCGCGGCCCGGCCGCTCGCCAGTGGGGTCCGCAGGTCGTGGCTGACCGCGGCCAGCAGCGCGGTGCGCAGCCGGTCCGCCGCCTTGACGGGTTCCACCTGGGCGGCGGCCTCCATCAGGCGGGCGTGGTCGAGCGCGGCGGCGAGGTGGGCGGCGAAGGCGGTCAGCACGCGGTGTTCGGAGGCGGGCAGGCGGCGTCCGCGGAGGACGAGGAGGCGGTCCGGTCCGGCCGGCACCTTCACCAGATCGTCGCACTCCTCGTCGGCGTCGGTCTCCTGCTCGGCGCGCGGGACGAGTTCGGCGGACTCCATGCCGAACGTCTCGCGGGTGCGTTCCAGCAGCACCGACACCCCCTGTTCGCCGCGCAGGATGGTGCCGGCCATGGAGGAGAGGGTCTCGGCCTCCGCGGTGGCGCTGGCGGCGCGCCGGGACAGCCGCAGGGAACGGTCCACCAGAGCGGCGACCGTGGCCGCGACCAGCGCGAACACCGCCAGCGCCAGGGCGTTGTTGGGTTCGGTGATGGTGAACTCGCCGCTGGGCGGAATGAAGTAGTAGTTGAGCAGCAGGGAGGCGGCGAGCGAGGCGAGCAGTGCCGAGACCACGCCGCCCAGGCAGGCCACACCGACGACGGTGACCATGAAGAGCAGGGCCTCGCTGGTGAGGTTCAGGGCGCCCCGGGTGTGGGTGAGCACGGTGGTCAGGAGGAGGGGGAGGACGAGGCCGGCCACCGGTCCGACGACGCGGCGGGCGTGCGGCAGCTGCCGGCCCGGAACGGGCAGCCGGCGACCACGGCCGGCCCCTTCGTGGGTGACCAAGTGGA is a genomic window containing:
- a CDS encoding S8 family serine peptidase, with the translated sequence MTIDPLVQSEELAGESLVSEDASASNYLLVQTTHVPSAAEKEQLAALGVVIHEYVPDSTYLCGYRPSDLEAVRALPFVAWADIYLQGFKLAPSLRSGRLRPGIAELAAPIEAAEARTHTIDVVLHQDVDPSTAGVQERIAQAAGVGAGGVQPGRRKVRMTVPEENLTALISLDEIRQVEEVPDMVLYNSVAGKLLNARVSHNGTPFRGEGQVVAIADTGLDTGSAQDVHPAFQGRVKRLIALGRTAPDQTDDPNGHGTHVAGSVLGDGTSASMGGSIAGTAPAATLVLQSLLDDNGGLGGIPTDLQDLFEPPYTEDEARVHTNSWGPTLPGLPYNQQSAEIDQMVWDNKNLVICFAAGNAGRDQGRTGRISPASVSGPAAAKNCLTVGASESLRPDIPLTYGQLSSLSFPVNPIHDDRQANHPEGMAAFSSRGPTQEGRFAPDFVAPGTSILSTHSRAAKFSTVFGVSDDPAFFFDSGTSMATPLIAGCAAVLREALMKNGTPDPSAALVKALLINGADDLPGQYTPTEAGPSPNNNSGFGLVNLEQAVVLPDSDGRAGFTDEDALAQDEERPFTVPVPQGDGHQLKVTLVWTDPPGPALQNDLDLIVRAGGQERHGNMDTDPGFDRVNNVEQVRWADIPAGDAQVVVRAHRITQFAQPYAVAWRLA
- a CDS encoding VOC family protein, producing MASLVRHLTFDCSDAYRLGQFWAAVLDGSLADDDAPGDPEAVVTAPGSALLFIAVPEGKTVKNRVHMDLQPQDRSRDEEVARVLALGATVVEDHRKPDGTGWVTLADPEGNEFCIERSAGERAEHP
- a CDS encoding GNAT family N-acetyltransferase, which gives rise to MDGVVLALSARDLEPDDLAACTWSGSALHLDSVAAQLARARLGAVDYLAICPPSGLPVAIGGVDYSVREGAGTLWQLAVHPALQSCGIGSFLIGAAEQRIRSRGLGRAELAVEESNPRARALYERLGYVAYDRRPDGWDELAPDGSVRRYETVCTVLRKQLA
- a CDS encoding K+-transporting ATPase subunit F; protein product: MSVERIVGVLVAVALVGLLVAGVKFPDRF
- a CDS encoding DUF3592 domain-containing protein, which produces MGTGAVAVLAGIAAFGGLLGMLAGVHGLRQVRRVQRTGVCVPALVKQPLGRLSDASARPRPLLQFATVDDRVMEIVCPVTPTRRRPLGDGDRVLLHYDPADPRTVVVEGQEHLALERAFIAGGAVVLLLSLVLLVASRTIP
- a CDS encoding TetR/AcrR family transcriptional regulator — translated: MVRRNPERRAALLDAAIEVLAREGARGLTFRALDVQAGVPVGTASNYFANRDAMLTQAGERVYERLEPDEAVIAAGLAGPRDRARVTELMHDLVERVAAFPTGFLALLELRLEATRRPELREVLTRRIRSDVDQNIGYHLNSGLPGDATMVVLLYLALNWLIFESLTLPDLFSADQRQDLVTALVERLLAGQPDAGEAATDG
- a CDS encoding dihydrofolate reductase family protein, which codes for MRKLVYYVAVSIDGFIAGPGGEFDFYPEAPDMVEHLRAEFPETMPTHIRPHIGLDGVPNERFDTVLMGRGTYQPALDAEVSSPYAHLRQYVVSRSLPDIADPAVELVSEDPIGLVRRLKAEDGDGDIWLCGGGVLAGQLLPEIDELLFKRYPVIAGDGVPAFAGQFRPRPFAPVETLTFSHGGTLTTYRPTA
- a CDS encoding sensor histidine kinase — its product is MAPNRVAAEASDARPGKLKVFLGAAPGVGKTYRMLDEGRRRLRRGTDVVVAYAECHGRQYTEEMLDGLEVVPRLHRSYRGSTFTELDLDAVLARRPAVALVDELPHTNVPGGRNAKRWQDIDELLAAGIDVVTTVNVQHLESLNDVVEKITGVPQRETVPDDVVRRADQIELVDMPAEALRRRMAHGNIYQPEKVDAALAHYFRIGNLTALRELALLWVAGRVDETLQKYRSDHGIGTVWETRERVVVALTGGPEGETLIRRAERIADRPRALNSVRAGGTPISGGDLLAVHVARSDGLAYASPAALAKQRALVESLGGSYHSVVGDHVPTALLDFARAENATQLVLGTSRRSWFSRLVAPRGIGEDTVELSGDIDVHLVTHEGAGRGRRLPVPGRQLPHARRVVGPVAGLVLPLLLTTVLTHTRGALNLTSEALLFMVTVVGVACLGGVVSALLASLAASLLLNYYFIPPSGEFTITEPNNALALAVFALVAATVAALVDRSLRLSRRAASATAEAETLSSMAGTILRGEQGVSVLLERTRETFGMESAELVPRAEQETDADEECDDLVKVPAGPDRLLVLRGRRLPASEHRVLTAFAAHLAAALDHARLMEAAAQVEPVKAADRLRTALLAAVSHDLRTPLASGRAAISSLRSPDVVFSPAERSELLATAEESLIELNRLVDNLLDMSRLRAGALSLDLQPTAFADVLPLALATLPATPVRIAFQGLAEVRDVLADPPLLERVIANLVTNAVRHCAASQQVLITASSLGSRVELRVVDQGPGLPPEDRDRIFVPFQRLGDRDNTSGLGLGLALSRGLAEAMGGTLDPEDTPGGGLTMVLSLRAAPVAEPVEAVELG
- a CDS encoding Na+/H+ antiporter, coding for MTDLTAILLLVVFATLVATGARHWRIPAPSLLVVGGVLIGLLPWLRNVQVAPEVISVVVLPPLLYASAEEIPWRELRMVWRPVTVLAFGLVLATAAAVGAVAAAVSPLSPTMALVLGAVLASTDPVAVTALGRKIALPPRIQVLVQSESLFNDATSLVLFKVAVGSAIAVHAVALPAAGGQFLILGGGGALVGGAVAAVVALIRRRTEDPILETVIALVTPYASYVVAEDVHASGVTAVVVAGVVLGSTGHKLTNATIRLQVHAVYGTVVFLLESVVFALIGLELPALVRQLNVDDHTWPLGVLAVAGTVIAVRMLGVLPLSAVMQRRRGNGTVTWRIPAVVSWAGTRGVMPLAAALSIPLAADDGSPLPHRALVLVLTTGVVVFTLVLQGFTLAPVVRWSRIALEPEHTAREEARARAGLAQAGLSCLDELEAAEAAPTALIDQLRRGLLARLDQADADQDDDTTPAAWASASTYRALRRTVIAAESTQLQRLYADHHISDTTRRRLQRSLDLEEAGLGED